In a single window of the Veillonella sp. genome:
- the poxB gene encoding ubiquinone-dependent pyruvate dehydrogenase has translation MAKKRISDVLIDVLASAGIERIYGITGDSLNSVNDSLRRNGKIAFEHVRHEETAAFAAGAEASLTHKLTVCAGSSGPGNLHLINGLFDCHRNRVPVLAIASHIPQSEVGLNYFQETHPENLFKECSCFCELVSNPKQMPEILFRAMNAAVGNQDVAVIVLPGDVAVMEMEIDELPVWTPPRLPHIVPQRDDIEEMAAHLETGKRITLFCGAGCEGAHDEVVELAKRLQAPVVHAFRGKEWVEWDNPYDVGMTGLLGYTSGYRAIEQCDTLVMLGTDFPYRPFYPENAKVIQVDRDPSALGRRVPLTQGIIGTVKDTLKELLPLVSQRGDTEFIDTVRKAYAKFRGDLDSYAVAEPDGVAIHPQYFVNRLNKLAAEDAIFTFDVGTPVIWTARHLKTNGKRRILGSYNHGSMANAMMHAIGAQNACPNRQVISLSGDGGFTMMMGEMLTLKQLNLPVKIFVFNNEELSFIAMEMKASGYLDYATDFVNPDFGKLAEAAGIKGVSIQNSSEVDEKIMEALNHNGPVIVNVRVDKQELAMPPKIAYQQAKGFSKYLINAILDGRGTELKEMAKTNWMKYKSLY, from the coding sequence ATGGCAAAAAAAAGAATTTCTGATGTACTCATAGATGTCTTAGCTAGTGCTGGCATTGAACGTATTTATGGCATCACTGGCGATAGTTTAAACTCTGTAAACGATAGTTTACGCCGCAATGGTAAGATTGCCTTTGAACATGTACGACATGAAGAAACAGCAGCCTTTGCTGCAGGTGCAGAAGCATCCTTAACTCATAAATTAACTGTATGTGCTGGTAGTTCTGGCCCTGGTAACTTACATTTGATTAATGGTCTCTTTGATTGCCACCGCAATCGTGTTCCAGTATTGGCTATTGCCTCCCACATTCCTCAATCTGAAGTAGGGTTAAATTATTTCCAAGAAACACATCCTGAAAACTTGTTTAAAGAATGCTCTTGTTTCTGTGAACTTGTATCCAATCCTAAACAAATGCCTGAAATTCTATTCCGTGCTATGAATGCTGCTGTAGGCAATCAAGATGTTGCTGTTATCGTTCTTCCTGGGGACGTTGCAGTTATGGAAATGGAAATTGATGAGTTACCTGTTTGGACTCCTCCTCGTTTACCTCATATCGTGCCACAACGCGACGATATTGAAGAAATGGCCGCTCATTTAGAAACTGGTAAACGTATTACTCTCTTCTGTGGTGCAGGCTGTGAAGGTGCTCATGACGAAGTCGTTGAATTAGCAAAACGCTTACAAGCACCAGTAGTACACGCTTTCAGAGGTAAAGAATGGGTTGAATGGGATAACCCATATGATGTTGGTATGACTGGCCTTTTAGGTTATACATCTGGGTATCGTGCTATTGAACAATGCGATACACTCGTAATGCTTGGTACAGACTTCCCTTACCGTCCATTCTATCCAGAAAATGCGAAAGTAATTCAAGTGGATAGAGATCCTAGTGCTTTAGGTCGTCGTGTTCCTCTTACACAAGGTATCATTGGTACTGTAAAAGATACATTAAAAGAATTATTACCTCTTGTTAGTCAACGCGGTGATACTGAATTCATCGACACTGTACGCAAAGCATATGCTAAATTTAGAGGCGACTTAGATAGCTATGCTGTAGCTGAACCAGATGGCGTGGCAATTCACCCTCAATACTTTGTAAACCGTCTTAATAAATTAGCTGCTGAAGATGCTATCTTTACCTTTGACGTAGGTACACCAGTAATTTGGACTGCACGTCATTTAAAAACAAATGGTAAACGTCGCATCTTAGGTTCTTATAATCACGGCTCTATGGCCAATGCTATGATGCATGCCATCGGTGCTCAAAATGCATGTCCTAATCGTCAAGTTATCTCCCTTTCCGGTGATGGTGGCTTCACAATGATGATGGGTGAAATGTTAACATTAAAACAACTTAACTTACCTGTTAAAATCTTTGTGTTTAACAACGAAGAACTTAGCTTCATCGCCATGGAAATGAAAGCCTCTGGCTACCTAGACTATGCTACTGACTTTGTAAATCCAGACTTTGGTAAACTTGCGGAAGCAGCTGGCATTAAAGGTGTAAGCATTCAAAACTCTAGCGAAGTAGACGAAAAAATCATGGAAGCTCTCAACCATAATGGCCCAGTCATCGTTAATGTTCGCGTAGATAAACAAGAACTTGCTATGCCACCTAAAATTGCGTACCAACAAGCTAAAGGCTTTAGCAAATACTTGATCAATGCCATCCTTGATGGCCGTGGTACAGAACTTAAAGAAATGGCCAAAACAAACTGGATGAAATATAAATCTCTATACTAA
- a CDS encoding PolC-type DNA polymerase III — MKVRYRVVPKQNKKSSFYVNCHSQHVTIQAADSAFSTLLSLRERLSAWYKDKNISFDDIPTNTDTACCFAWKVDTETGEGLDTYYYGGGCGAGEWIEAAEAQREAEEAKNQAPRGKSFAGYDQQDEYDDVDEDDFAPFVEAVELGYFNNSPVVVSRSNQTAAASSNNDTVASVSSTPKVSKGFAPKSTTKSTAKGSEGDCKYPRRAPKDAPTDEGMILGPKIEGVTSKIMGTLDTPSVIFEGVFVGLDKRDTKTGKSIVNGSIVDDTNSIKFIKFTNSPEEGDALLKQLKGLQRVRVQGSVSFDDRFDKDYILSIRSIEAMETTSVERTENRPDSRVELHLHTKMSDKDALVSVKDLFKTVKKWGHPAVAITDHGVVQAFPEAQALGKELGVKVIYGVEGYLIEDETVTRDEEPVLDKKKKKEKDKRYHIILLAKNMVGLRNLYKMISISHLEHYKVRPRLPRSVIEEHREGIIIGSACEAGELMQSIVRGATKEELLEVASFYDYLEIQPHTNNMFLVRKGLMPDEQALIDMNKTVIELGEALNKPVCATCDVHYLTPEEKIYREIMLTACGYPDADEQPDLHLRTTDEMLASFPYLSEEKAYEVVVTNTRAINDSIEDIKPVPDGTYSPKIEGADEAFTEMCYRNAKAIYGDPLPRVVQERLDYELDCIISNGYGVLYYIAHKLVKKSLDDGYLVGSRGSVGSSFAATMSEITEVNPLPPHYVCPNCKYSEFFEKGEYAGGFDLPRKDCPECGHALQTNGHDIPFAIFLGFEGDKVPDIDLNFSGDYQAKAHKYTEELFGRDNVFKAGTIGTIADKTAFGYVKKYAEIRDIQARSGFFEHLAKGFTNVKNTTGQHPGGIMVCPRDMDVHHFTPIQHPANKKESGVLTTHFDYHSIEGRMTKLDILGHDDPTIIRMLEDLTGIDAKTIPFDDPKTLSLFSSTEGIGLTPEQLQGDQVASLAVPECGTKFVRGMLEDSRPQTFSDLVRISGFSHGTNVWLDNAQDLIKNGTCKLNEAISTRDDVMNFLIHRGMDRKHSFFVMENVRKGKGIEKRNKQGQATTEFEAEMRENNIPEWFIESCKKISYLFPRAHAVAYVMMAFRIAWFKVYHPLAFYAAYFSIRAKAFDLRIMTGDLKTQMTEFNRIKALDRAASPKDKDLMSALEVSMEMYQRGYRFINVDIQHSEARRFSIKDGALLPPFLAIDSLGETVADAIVAEREERPFTSLKDLQRRCKVSNTIIDLMKELKCCGELPEDEQMSLFGA; from the coding sequence ATGAAAGTACGTTATCGTGTTGTACCAAAACAGAATAAGAAATCATCCTTCTATGTGAACTGTCATAGCCAACATGTGACGATTCAAGCAGCAGACTCAGCCTTTTCCACATTACTTAGTTTGCGTGAAAGATTATCTGCATGGTATAAGGATAAGAATATCTCTTTTGACGATATTCCAACTAATACCGATACAGCTTGTTGCTTCGCCTGGAAGGTAGATACTGAAACTGGGGAAGGTTTAGATACCTATTATTATGGTGGCGGCTGCGGAGCTGGTGAATGGATTGAAGCTGCTGAGGCGCAACGTGAGGCTGAAGAGGCTAAAAATCAAGCCCCTAGAGGCAAGTCCTTTGCAGGATATGATCAACAAGATGAATATGATGATGTTGACGAAGATGATTTTGCTCCATTCGTAGAGGCTGTTGAGTTAGGCTATTTCAACAATAGTCCAGTTGTTGTGTCTCGTTCTAATCAAACTGCTGCCGCATCTAGTAATAATGATACTGTCGCATCTGTGAGCAGTACACCTAAAGTAAGCAAAGGTTTTGCACCTAAAAGTACTACAAAATCTACGGCTAAAGGTAGTGAAGGGGATTGCAAATATCCTCGTCGTGCACCGAAGGATGCGCCTACTGACGAAGGTATGATTTTAGGGCCTAAAATTGAAGGTGTTACCTCTAAGATCATGGGTACCTTAGATACGCCAAGCGTCATCTTTGAAGGTGTATTTGTAGGCTTAGATAAACGGGATACTAAGACTGGTAAAAGTATTGTTAACGGCAGTATCGTAGATGATACAAATAGCATTAAATTTATTAAGTTTACAAACAGTCCTGAAGAGGGGGATGCGTTACTTAAACAGCTAAAAGGCTTACAACGCGTTCGAGTACAAGGTAGCGTCAGCTTTGATGATCGATTCGATAAAGATTATATCTTATCTATTCGAAGCATCGAGGCTATGGAAACTACGAGCGTGGAACGTACAGAAAACCGACCAGACTCCCGCGTAGAGCTTCATTTACATACTAAGATGAGTGATAAGGATGCTCTTGTATCTGTTAAGGATCTATTTAAAACAGTAAAAAAATGGGGCCATCCTGCAGTGGCTATTACAGACCATGGCGTAGTACAAGCCTTCCCTGAGGCTCAAGCTCTTGGTAAAGAGTTGGGCGTTAAGGTTATCTACGGTGTAGAGGGTTATCTTATTGAAGATGAGACAGTAACTCGCGATGAAGAGCCTGTATTAGATAAAAAGAAGAAAAAAGAAAAAGACAAACGTTACCATATTATCTTGTTAGCAAAAAATATGGTAGGTTTACGTAATCTCTATAAGATGATTTCTATATCTCACCTTGAACATTACAAGGTTCGTCCTCGTTTGCCACGTTCTGTTATTGAAGAACATCGTGAAGGTATCATCATTGGTTCTGCTTGTGAAGCTGGGGAACTTATGCAATCCATCGTTCGCGGCGCTACAAAGGAAGAGTTACTTGAGGTAGCCTCTTTCTACGACTATCTTGAAATTCAACCACATACGAACAATATGTTCTTGGTTCGTAAAGGCCTTATGCCAGATGAGCAAGCTCTTATCGATATGAATAAAACCGTTATCGAATTAGGGGAAGCTTTAAATAAACCTGTATGTGCTACTTGTGACGTTCATTATTTAACACCAGAAGAAAAGATATATCGTGAAATTATGTTAACTGCATGTGGGTATCCAGATGCGGATGAACAACCAGATTTGCACTTGCGTACTACAGATGAAATGTTGGCATCCTTCCCTTATTTAAGTGAAGAAAAGGCCTATGAAGTAGTAGTTACTAATACTCGTGCTATTAATGATAGTATTGAAGATATCAAACCAGTTCCAGACGGCACATATTCACCAAAAATTGAAGGCGCCGATGAAGCTTTCACAGAAATGTGCTATAGAAATGCGAAGGCTATTTATGGTGATCCATTGCCACGCGTTGTACAAGAGCGTCTAGATTATGAATTGGATTGTATTATTTCTAATGGTTATGGCGTATTGTATTACATAGCTCATAAACTAGTAAAAAAATCTCTTGATGATGGATATCTTGTAGGTTCTCGTGGTTCTGTAGGGTCTTCTTTTGCAGCTACCATGTCTGAGATTACAGAGGTAAACCCATTACCACCACATTATGTCTGTCCTAACTGTAAATATTCAGAATTCTTTGAAAAGGGCGAATATGCAGGTGGTTTTGACTTGCCTCGTAAAGACTGCCCTGAGTGTGGTCATGCGTTACAAACAAATGGTCATGATATTCCGTTTGCTATCTTCCTTGGTTTCGAAGGTGATAAGGTTCCAGATATCGACCTTAACTTCTCCGGTGATTACCAAGCAAAAGCTCACAAATATACGGAAGAACTATTTGGCCGTGACAATGTATTTAAAGCCGGTACTATTGGTACTATCGCTGATAAAACTGCCTTTGGTTATGTTAAAAAGTACGCTGAAATAAGGGACATTCAAGCTCGCAGTGGTTTCTTTGAACATTTGGCAAAAGGCTTTACGAATGTAAAGAATACTACTGGTCAACATCCAGGTGGTATCATGGTATGTCCTCGTGATATGGATGTGCATCACTTTACACCTATACAGCATCCTGCGAATAAGAAGGAAAGTGGCGTATTAACAACACACTTTGACTATCACTCTATTGAAGGTCGTATGACTAAACTTGATATTCTTGGCCATGATGATCCTACTATCATTCGTATGCTAGAGGATTTGACTGGTATAGATGCAAAAACTATACCATTTGATGATCCAAAAACATTGAGTTTATTCTCTTCTACAGAAGGGATTGGTTTAACACCTGAACAATTACAAGGTGACCAAGTAGCCAGCTTGGCTGTGCCAGAATGTGGTACGAAGTTCGTACGGGGCATGCTTGAAGACTCTCGTCCGCAAACATTCTCTGATTTAGTTCGTATCTCTGGTTTCTCTCATGGTACAAACGTATGGCTCGACAACGCCCAAGATCTCATCAAAAATGGTACTTGTAAATTGAACGAAGCCATTTCTACCCGTGACGACGTAATGAACTTTTTAATCCATCGTGGCATGGATAGAAAGCATAGTTTCTTTGTAATGGAAAACGTACGTAAAGGTAAGGGCATTGAAAAACGAAACAAACAAGGTCAAGCTACGACGGAGTTTGAAGCAGAAATGCGTGAGAACAATATTCCTGAATGGTTTATTGAATCATGTAAAAAGATTTCCTATCTATTCCCACGGGCCCATGCGGTTGCTTATGTAATGATGGCATTCCGCATTGCCTGGTTTAAGGTATACCATCCATTGGCATTTTATGCAGCATACTTCTCCATTCGTGCAAAGGCCTTTGACTTACGCATCATGACGGGAGACCTTAAAACTCAAATGACTGAGTTCAATCGTATTAAGGCTCTTGATCGCGCTGCCAGTCCTAAAGATAAGGACCTTATGAGCGCATTAGAAGTATCTATGGAAATGTACCAACGGGGCTATCGTTTTATCAATGTAGATATTCAACACTCTGAAGCTAGACGCTTTAGCATTAAAGATGGTGCCTTATTGCCGCCATTCTTAGCTATTGACTCCTTAGGTGAAACAGTAGCTGATGCTATCGTAGCTGAACGAGAAGAACGGCCGTTTACATCTTTAAAAGACTTGCAACGTCGTTGTAAGGTATCTAACACCATCATTGATCTTATGAAAGAACTCAAATGCTGTGGTGAACTACCTGAAGACGAACAAATGTCACTCTTTGGAGCATAA
- the holA gene encoding DNA polymerase III subunit delta, which produces MAHIQLIYGDEPQLIEEEKRKFLSAYPDLPVTVLDDEAGPQKISEKLCEDSLFGDQKVFCLVNLPIIRKSGKNSDAWAPLYELLMEYNGDNPILLIYHDMIDKRIKQNKELLDKIPNHQCKRLEGADLVMWIRQYCTSNGFKMTPDAQEYVAHLIDLWQDVPVSFMRTEFDRYFLQITGDKVITKEFLEENGSDYGAKNIFTFKEALLKRDIDTLLELFPFMFGYKELDRAMSYIEGQLRLQLLVSECRQAGMSVQAIQNLCKDHDSSFKPYPIKLAYEASPRISIKALRALLKGLYEIILDSRSSRGDIWRFRDLCITYCGYKG; this is translated from the coding sequence ATGGCACATATTCAACTCATTTATGGCGATGAGCCACAATTAATTGAAGAAGAAAAACGTAAATTTTTAAGTGCCTATCCTGACCTTCCAGTAACAGTATTAGATGATGAAGCTGGGCCACAGAAGATTAGTGAAAAGCTATGTGAAGACTCTCTTTTTGGTGATCAAAAGGTATTTTGCTTAGTGAACTTACCTATTATTCGTAAAAGCGGTAAAAATAGCGATGCTTGGGCTCCATTATATGAACTTCTCATGGAATATAACGGGGATAACCCCATCCTTTTGATTTATCATGATATGATTGATAAACGCATTAAACAGAATAAAGAGCTTCTAGATAAAATACCAAATCATCAATGCAAGCGCCTTGAAGGGGCAGACCTTGTGATGTGGATACGTCAGTACTGTACGTCTAATGGATTTAAAATGACACCTGATGCACAGGAATATGTAGCTCATCTCATCGATTTGTGGCAAGATGTACCGGTTTCTTTTATGAGAACCGAATTTGACCGGTATTTTCTACAAATTACAGGTGATAAAGTCATTACTAAAGAGTTTCTCGAAGAAAATGGTAGCGATTATGGGGCTAAAAACATTTTCACCTTTAAAGAGGCTCTGTTAAAACGAGATATTGATACATTGCTTGAACTATTTCCGTTTATGTTCGGCTATAAAGAATTAGACCGTGCAATGAGCTATATTGAGGGGCAATTACGTTTACAGTTACTGGTTAGCGAATGCCGCCAAGCGGGAATGTCTGTTCAAGCTATACAAAACTTATGTAAGGACCATGATTCGTCATTTAAACCGTATCCGATTAAGTTAGCTTATGAGGCGAGTCCTAGAATTTCAATTAAGGCGCTACGAGCTTTATTAAAAGGACTCTATGAGATTATATTGGATAGCCGTAGTAGCAGGGGCGATATTTGGCGATTTAGAGATTTATGTATTACCTATTGTGGGTATAAGGGATAA
- a CDS encoding ComEC/Rec2 family competence protein: MTAYLRKLKTKLQFNNQNCNHEGMPLHTNIIDRTKVVLTHSQWAHVILGSIIIGTILGYGNYFPVLNQMYYIFAIGIAIIGVGVFKVLQSSNWWRSLGKLIVLVSVFVGLSYYQTDLRIIHFNSYTSYYLQQEGEYLGTVVTAPERVNLNGQEYYKYTIKTHGLHPYKDTAKNDYINAQGRLQVYSKVSTTKHPIRLGEYAVVEGTPKSLFLIEEEGRINLRGRYMSSNSRGRIYDGVYRTATNKDLQAFNYKELFSEKIYWKLLFICGSIRESIDKTISNYLEGPQHVLAQSLALGGHYSELGEDTMKDFSYTGLIHILSISGSHIALLLALVYGLGRLIKLRKRTSLTIGILVACMYCGVVGGDAPVVRATIMSILMCMAYIKGRLYQAKQALCICAILCLVYDPFSIFDVSFQLSFGATYGLLIWGKVLYERIQWLPKWIKTPLVLCVSAQLLILPLQLYYFHYISIASLLAACIVAPLLDISIVLIFISTIISSIMPISFLWSLIDALLRISLYLNHVLGRSGSLLWFGMMNPYCAYMYFVLLGLFTYFLTHGKQYTIYIVMSLFFMIISFGASFYVTHYHKDVLVHYIPMKQCNVLLCIEPNHEGAYVLIDAPDHIKTTPNERLINQAIRAYGVNPKVVKVDYFHSNGSAKTIYKNSMKEIDVYNGQRGEKNLKLKDKTNTLFITSRSSSMNEIGRVLPHNMVLLSSPHGVLRDVDPSSEHMYIMGYSYIKDIYL; the protein is encoded by the coding sequence GTGACGGCGTATTTAAGAAAATTAAAGACAAAATTACAATTTAACAATCAAAATTGTAATCACGAAGGTATGCCACTACATACAAATATTATTGATCGTACAAAAGTGGTGTTAACTCATAGTCAATGGGCACATGTTATATTAGGATCTATCATTATAGGAACAATACTAGGGTATGGAAATTATTTTCCTGTACTCAATCAAATGTACTACATCTTTGCGATAGGGATAGCCATTATAGGTGTCGGTGTTTTTAAAGTCTTACAATCGTCTAATTGGTGGCGATCACTTGGTAAGTTAATAGTTTTAGTGTCCGTTTTTGTAGGACTGTCGTATTATCAAACAGATTTACGGATTATACATTTTAATAGCTATACTTCATATTATTTGCAGCAAGAAGGAGAATATCTTGGTACGGTTGTAACTGCTCCTGAAAGAGTAAATTTGAACGGACAGGAGTACTACAAATATACAATTAAAACTCATGGCTTACATCCTTATAAAGATACTGCCAAAAATGATTATATTAATGCACAGGGAAGGTTACAGGTATATTCAAAGGTGTCTACCACCAAACATCCCATACGACTAGGGGAATACGCAGTTGTAGAAGGTACACCAAAGTCCTTATTTCTTATCGAAGAGGAAGGTCGTATTAATCTTCGCGGTCGATATATGAGTTCCAATTCTCGAGGGCGAATCTACGATGGTGTATATAGAACTGCTACAAATAAAGACTTACAAGCATTCAACTATAAAGAGCTCTTTTCTGAAAAAATATATTGGAAACTCTTATTTATTTGTGGATCAATACGTGAGTCTATAGATAAAACTATTTCTAATTATCTAGAGGGTCCACAACATGTATTAGCACAATCATTAGCTTTAGGTGGCCATTATAGTGAGCTAGGGGAAGATACAATGAAGGATTTTTCCTATACAGGGCTTATTCATATTCTATCTATATCAGGTTCACATATTGCGCTCTTATTAGCACTGGTATATGGACTGGGACGACTTATTAAATTAAGAAAACGAACTAGTTTGACTATTGGCATTTTAGTAGCTTGCATGTATTGTGGTGTCGTTGGTGGCGATGCTCCTGTTGTACGGGCAACGATAATGAGCATACTCATGTGTATGGCTTACATAAAAGGTCGATTATATCAAGCGAAGCAGGCATTATGCATATGTGCCATACTATGTTTAGTATATGATCCTTTTTCTATATTTGATGTAAGCTTTCAGCTATCCTTTGGTGCAACTTATGGATTGCTCATATGGGGAAAAGTATTATATGAACGTATTCAATGGTTACCAAAATGGATTAAAACACCCCTTGTATTATGTGTGTCAGCACAGTTGCTCATCTTACCGCTACAGCTGTATTATTTTCACTATATCAGTATTGCTAGTTTGTTAGCAGCTTGTATAGTGGCACCTTTATTAGATATATCTATCGTTTTAATTTTTATAAGTACTATTATTAGCTCTATAATGCCAATATCATTTCTATGGTCATTGATAGATGCACTATTACGTATATCCTTATATTTAAATCATGTGTTAGGTCGTAGTGGCAGTTTACTTTGGTTCGGCATGATGAATCCTTATTGTGCTTATATGTATTTTGTCCTATTAGGTTTATTTACGTACTTTTTGACACATGGAAAACAGTATACTATTTATATAGTTATGTCCTTGTTTTTTATGATTATCAGCTTTGGGGCATCATTTTATGTTACACATTATCATAAGGATGTATTGGTTCACTATATTCCTATGAAGCAGTGTAATGTGTTACTTTGTATAGAACCTAATCACGAAGGGGCCTATGTATTAATTGATGCGCCAGACCATATTAAAACTACACCTAATGAAAGGCTTATCAATCAAGCTATACGAGCATATGGTGTCAATCCAAAGGTTGTAAAAGTAGACTACTTTCATAGTAACGGATCTGCAAAAACAATATATAAAAATAGTATGAAAGAAATCGATGTATATAATGGACAAAGAGGGGAAAAAAATCTAAAATTAAAAGATAAGACTAATACATTATTTATTACGAGTCGTTCTAGTTCAATGAATGAAATTGGTCGAGTATTACCGCATAATATGGTTTTACTTAGCAGCCCTCATGGTGTATTACGCGATGTGGATCCATCATCGGAACACATGTATATAATGGGGTACAGTTACATTAAAGATATCTATCTGTGA
- a CDS encoding helix-hairpin-helix domain-containing protein — translation MKVKLKPYMIIVLILCILVGIYFLWPIITDESDSVLAEGGIDGNSSISTVEQQPNKPIAYITGAVASPGLYELESSATVGDIVKLAGGLLPYADVESVNMAKPVTAGDHIHVVFNFHGNPEVLLRGNKININSATAKELDSLPGIGPAMAKRIEEYRSQKGPFTSVEGIKGVKGIGDGVFKKIKDKITI, via the coding sequence ATGAAAGTTAAATTGAAGCCCTATATGATAATTGTATTAATCCTATGTATTTTAGTAGGAATTTATTTCCTATGGCCTATTATAACAGATGAAAGCGATTCTGTCCTAGCTGAAGGGGGTATAGATGGAAATTCTTCTATATCTACTGTAGAACAACAGCCTAATAAACCAATCGCTTATATAACAGGTGCAGTCGCTTCACCTGGTTTATATGAGCTTGAAAGCTCAGCTACTGTAGGTGATATTGTTAAGCTAGCAGGAGGACTATTACCGTATGCAGATGTAGAGTCGGTAAATATGGCTAAGCCAGTTACTGCAGGTGATCATATCCATGTAGTATTTAACTTTCACGGTAATCCTGAAGTGTTATTGCGTGGTAATAAGATAAACATAAACTCTGCCACTGCAAAAGAATTAGACTCTCTGCCAGGTATAGGCCCTGCCATGGCTAAAAGAATTGAGGAATATCGTTCACAAAAAGGCCCCTTTACTTCCGTTGAAGGTATCAAGGGGGTGAAGGGCATTGGTGACGGCGTATTTAAGAAAATTAAAGACAAAATTACAATTTAA
- a CDS encoding aminopeptidase yields MNQDTLRKYARTLLRYGVNLQQDQTLVISVDVENKDFAVIVTEEAYELGAKEVVLNWRCSPIARQRLLHANESVLEKPANWIPEFYKQYIDDKAAFLSLISANPKALEGIPTDRISLQSRNLNKALSFYHTAIMNSSVTWCVASVPTVLWADLLGYEGTDEEKIDQLWTTLLKLCRIEGIEPKDTYRHHMAKLRRRCEALNKLDLKSLRYTCENGTDLLLELPEGHIWLGGEESSKDGTIFNANIPTEEVFSAPQYNGVNGVVHSTKPLIYHGNTISDFSFTFKEGKIVEYTAKEGYEVLKELVETDEGSHYLGEVALVDHFSPISQSNQIFYETLFDENASCHLAIGASYPTCLKGSDGLSEEELKERGLNHSLTHVDFMIGHERMNIKGYTRDGQEVDIMIDGRLQV; encoded by the coding sequence ATGAATCAAGATACATTAAGAAAATATGCCCGTACATTATTACGATACGGTGTAAACTTGCAGCAAGACCAAACATTAGTTATTTCTGTAGATGTAGAAAACAAAGACTTTGCAGTGATTGTTACTGAAGAAGCTTATGAACTTGGTGCTAAGGAGGTTGTTCTGAACTGGAGATGCTCCCCAATTGCCCGTCAACGTTTATTACATGCTAACGAATCTGTTTTAGAAAAACCTGCTAACTGGATACCGGAATTCTACAAACAATACATCGATGATAAGGCAGCCTTCTTATCTTTAATCAGTGCTAATCCAAAAGCCTTAGAAGGTATTCCAACAGATCGTATTTCCTTACAATCTCGTAACTTAAATAAAGCGTTATCCTTCTATCATACAGCCATCATGAACTCTTCTGTTACATGGTGTGTTGCTTCTGTACCAACAGTTCTTTGGGCAGATTTACTTGGCTATGAAGGTACTGACGAAGAAAAAATCGATCAATTGTGGACAACATTATTAAAACTTTGCCGTATTGAAGGTATTGAACCAAAAGATACATATCGTCATCACATGGCAAAATTGCGTCGCCGCTGTGAAGCATTAAATAAACTAGACTTAAAATCATTGCGTTACACTTGTGAAAACGGCACCGATCTTTTATTAGAATTGCCAGAAGGCCATATCTGGCTAGGTGGTGAAGAATCCTCCAAAGATGGTACTATTTTCAATGCTAATATTCCTACAGAGGAAGTATTCTCTGCCCCTCAATATAATGGTGTAAATGGCGTTGTGCACAGCACAAAACCATTAATTTACCATGGCAATACGATTTCTGATTTCTCCTTCACGTTTAAAGAAGGTAAAATCGTAGAATACACTGCAAAAGAAGGTTATGAAGTACTAAAAGAATTAGTAGAAACTGATGAAGGTTCCCACTACCTTGGTGAAGTAGCATTAGTGGATCACTTTAGCCCAATTAGCCAATCTAACCAAATCTTCTACGAAACATTGTTTGATGAAAATGCGTCCTGCCATTTAGCGATTGGCGCATCTTATCCTACATGCCTCAAAGGTAGCGATGGTTTATCTGAAGAAGAATTAAAAGAACGCGGCCTTAACCACTCCTTAACACATGTAGACTTTATGATTGGTCATGAACGCATGAATATCAAAGGCTACACTCGTGATGGTCAAGAAGTAGACATTATGATTGATGGTCGTTTACAAGTATAA